A single Pedobacter sp. PACM 27299 DNA region contains:
- a CDS encoding DUF3820 family protein, producing MNPQLLNDLVTMKMPYGKYQGKTMCDLPEYYLVWYHNKGFPAGKLGEMMATLYEIKLNGLEYLLQPLKKR from the coding sequence ATGAATCCGCAATTATTAAACGATCTGGTCACGATGAAAATGCCTTATGGGAAGTATCAGGGAAAGACCATGTGTGACCTTCCGGAATATTACCTGGTCTGGTACCACAATAAAGGTTTCCCTGCGGGAAAACTAGGGGAGATGATGGCCACTTTATATGAGATTAAATTGAACGGTTTAGAGTACTTATTACAGCCTTTGAAGAAAAGATAA